GTGGCCGCCGTCATGGGGGAAAAGGTGCCGAAGATACGGACCCTTAACACCATTCACGACAATGCCACGCCGGAAGTCAAAGAGCAGTTTAAAAACGGCAACCTGGGAATTACGGCGGCCATGGAAGCGGCAAAAGCGGACAAGGGCACCCAAAAGGAGATTGCCCAGGCGGCAGAGGACAAGGGCGGACTGGGAGCCGAGGAAATAAAAGCCATGGCAGAGGAAAAGAGACACCGAAAGACCAAGGAAGAGGAAACCAGGGAAGCCAGTGTGTCAGATACCGACACAACCGAGGAAGAAAAGGAAAATGCCAGGAAGTTGCACGCCGTAAAGATGATTGAAAAATATTATACCTGGTTAAATGACGAGGAAGTGGGCATTTTGGAACGTATGTTGGAAGATTGCAAGCGGCGTAAACGGGAATACGCCATTGAAGAGGGTTAGGGGGTTTATACATGAAATTGCAGAACATGAAGAGAGGGGAAACCACGGAGCAAATAACACTTTTTAACTGGGCAGAGAATAACGCCCATATTTTACCGTGCCTTTCCCTCATGTATCACATTCCAAACGAGGGAAAGAGGACAAACGGGGCAGTATTAAAGGCCATGGGTTTAAAGAGCGGTGTGCCGGACGTATGCTTGCCAGTGCCAAGCCACAATTTCAACGGCCTTTACCTGGAAATGAAATACGGGAAGAATAAGCCAACAAAAGACCAGGAAGCATTTATGGCGGCCTTGCGGCAGCAGGGCTATAAAACGGCGGTGTGTTACGGAGCGGACGAAGCAAAGGCGGAAATCATGGATTATTTGCAGGACCCGGACAAAATGCCGCTTTCCAAGTGTTTAAATGCCACATGGATTAACGGGCGTTGTGACGGCGTGCCAGTGGTGGGGCATATGTTCAGCCGGGAGCCTTGCCGGAATTGTGAGAAACACGAACCGACAAAGGCAGAAGCCACACTGGAAGCCAACATGGCAGCAGTTGACGGCACATTTAAAAGGCCAATTATAACGGCTATCGTAAATCTTTCCGCCGGGGAGCCATTAAAAGGGCTTTCCCTGGGGGAAACCTTAGAAACTATAAACCAAAACCTGGCCCTTTTGGTAAAGGGGCAGCAGTTGACGGTCAAACAATCGGCGGCGGTGCTTACCGTTGCCATGGAAGCCTATAAACGGGCGGAGAAGAAAGGAGATTAAGCCATGACAAAAAAACGGACAGACGGCGGCCATGAGATACCGGAAGAGGATTTAAGGGAAATGGAGCAGGAAGAGGGCCGGGAAATGCCGGACGGAGTGGAGAGCCAAACAGGATATTGCCGTTTTTGCGGCCAGGCCGGAATGGTTCATACATTGACCGGGTGGAACCAGGAAGATGTGGACGAAGCCGTAACGTGCAAGTGTGAGTGTGACGCCGCCAAGAAGTACGCAGAAAGCAAAGAGCGGGTCCAAAAAGCAAAGAGCCGCATAACGGAACTTTTCGGAAGCACCGCAGAAAGACCTATAGACCAGGACGTGGTTACCGTCATGCTTAACGTGGTTGACGCCATAGAAGCAAAGCACATGAAAGGAATAACCATTGACGTAGGCCAGGGCGTAAAAGCAAAGGTTTCCAAAATGGCAAAAGAAAGCATAAAAGTGGAGAGGTCAGAGACTTCCAAGAAAATCTATGAAGAGTAACGGGGGGGCAGAGGATTGGTAAAACTGGACGCCGATATTAAAGCAATAGCCCGTAGTATCATACAAGGCAATGAGAAGAGAAAAAAGAGAATAAAGAACGGCCAGGCAAGTGCCTTTGATTTGCAGGCCGCCCAGGTTGTAGACAATGCCTTGCGTGGTACGTGTGGGAATATTGAAAGCGTCCGGGTACGGCGGCAAATGCAGGAGAAGATTTATAAGAGCATTGTTTATAATATGCCTTATGAGTACATAGCAGACGCCTTGTGTGGCCGCCGCCAATTCTATGAATACCGCCAGGAATTTATTAAACGGGTAGCGTCCGCCATGGATATGCTACCGGAGCAGAAAGGACAGGAACATGGGAATTGATTTAAGCAGATTTAAAGTAGTGCATGGGGATAAGGTATTTAATGCAATAGCACTTATGGAAGTGCAAATGCCGGAGAATGTGGAATGGGATAAAAGGGACATAGTCTTGAAACCGAAGTTTATTGATATACTGGCAATCAACGAGGACGGCAATATTATTTCAATCCATGATGAAGCGTGGACGTTTCAGTTTATCCCCATTGTGGGGAAATAGCCAGGCGGCAGCAGGATACAAAATAAGTGGGTCAGAATGTCAGAGTGTTTTATATTAACATAGGCTTGTGGGTAGGGTTTACCCATGAGCCTATCAGCATGAGGGAAAGGACGGTGGCAGCAGATGAAAGAATATGCAAAGGACTTCTACAAGTCAGCAGCATGGAAGAGAGCCAGGCAGACAGTTATTAAACGGGCCAATGGATTGTGTGAGCGGTGCAGAGCCGCCGGGCTTTATCGTCCCGGTGTGATTGTCCACCACAAGGATTACATTACACCGGAGAATATCCACAACCCAGGCGTGACCCTTAGCCTGGATAACCTGGAATATCTTTGTGAGGATTGCCATAACAAAGAGCATAAGGCAAAGCCTAACAATCGTTATCGGTTTGACAGTGACGGAAAATTATTACCGCCAAAAGGAGAAGAGCGGCGGACCACTCCCCCCGGTGGGTTGATTTTGGACGCCCCCACAAGAACCGAGGGAGATACTTCAAAAAAACTCCGCAGGGTCGCACGCATATGAGGGGGGTCAAAATATGGCAGAAGAAACAAAAAGTAACGAGAAGAAAGCGAAAAAAAGAACAAATAAACTCACAAATGCGAGGATAAAGAAAGAGATAGAATTTCTTACGCCCATGTTTGCCGGAATAGATGACGAGGACAAGAAAAGCCTTGTAAATTCACTTGTTGAGGAAGCCGCATTTTTAAAAGTGGCTTGCTTCCAGGCAAAAGAAGAATTGAAAAAAGAGGGGCTTACCACGGAAACGGTAAACGCTTCACAGAAATTTGTAAAAGCCCACCCGTCAGCCACGATTTACGAGAAATATTCACGCCAATATACGGCAATTATTCACACGCTTATTGAGTATTTGCCGCCAAAAGAAAAGAAAAATATAAGCAGACTGGCAGCATTGCGGAATGGATAACAATTACATTTTCCAGTATTGGGAAGCCATACAAAACGGCACCGTAACAGTAGGAAAGTGGATAAAGACCATTTATGAAATCCTTGTGAATGGTTTGAAAAGTGGCAAATGGGATTTTGACGAGGAAAAGGCCAATAAGGCTATAAACTTCATAGAAAACTTTTGTCATCATTCAGAGGGACGAAACGATTTATTAAAACTTGAATTATGGCAAAAGGCCATAGTTTCCGCCATTTTTGGCATAATGGATAAGCGGACCGGTTACAGACAATTCCGGGAAGTTTTCATAGTTGTAGCACGTAAGAACGGTAAAACATTGTTTGCCGCCGCTATTGCGGCATATATGGCATATATAGACGGCGAGTATGGGGCAAAGGTCTATTTCCTGGCCCCTAAACTGGACCAGGCGGACCTTGTGTATGACGCCTTTTATCAGATTGTCCAGGCAGATGACGAACTGGACAGCATAACCAAAAAACGCCGCAGCGATATTTATATCAAAGAATTTAACACCAGTGTGAAAAAGATAGCCTTTAACTCAAAAAAGTCGGACGGTTTCAACCCTCAAATGGTTGTCAATGACGAAATGGAAGCATGGCAGGGGGACCAGGGACTAAAGCAGTATGAGGTTATGACTTCCGCACTGGGGGCGAGAAAGCAGCCGCTTATTTTATCCATATCAACCGCCGGATATATCAATGACGGTATTTATGATGAACTTATGCGGCGTTCAACGTCATTCTTAAAGGGCAATTCCAAGGAAACAAGAATATTGCCGTTCCTCTACATGATTGACAATATCGAAGCCTGGGACGATTTAGAGGAATTAAAAAAGAGCAATCCGAACCTGGGCGTGTCCGTGTCAGAGGAATTTTACATAGAGCAGATAGAGATTGCAAAAGCGTCCCTTTCAAAGAAAGTGGAGTTTCTTACAAAGTATTGCAACATCAAGCAAAATTCCAGTGTGGCGTGGTTGGATTACTGGGACGTTATGAAAGCGGTAAACGAGGACTTACGCCTTACCCTGGAGCAATTCCGGGGGTGCTATTGTGTTGGCG
This window of the Massilistercora timonensis genome carries:
- a CDS encoding terminase large subunit, with product MDNNYIFQYWEAIQNGTVTVGKWIKTIYEILVNGLKSGKWDFDEEKANKAINFIENFCHHSEGRNDLLKLELWQKAIVSAIFGIMDKRTGYRQFREVFIVVARKNGKTLFAAAIAAYMAYIDGEYGAKVYFLAPKLDQADLVYDAFYQIVQADDELDSITKKRRSDIYIKEFNTSVKKIAFNSKKSDGFNPQMVVNDEMEAWQGDQGLKQYEVMTSALGARKQPLILSISTAGYINDGIYDELMRRSTSFLKGNSKETRILPFLYMIDNIEAWDDLEELKKSNPNLGVSVSEEFYIEQIEIAKASLSKKVEFLTKYCNIKQNSSVAWLDYWDVMKAVNEDLRLTLEQFRGCYCVGGIDLSRTTDLTAASIVIWKNGKWNVITKFYMPKKRYEVAVNEDNTPYNMYKEKGFLQISGENQVDYKDVYNWFIELVKVYKIRPLKIGYDRYSAGYLVDDLKMAGFQTDDVYQGTNLTPILHQFEGDLKDGKYNLGDNTLLASHLLNVAVEINMNDSRMKPVKIEKRMRIDGAVSVFDAMTMVSKYHSEIGKKLLNEAA
- a CDS encoding HNH endonuclease signature motif containing protein gives rise to the protein MKEYAKDFYKSAAWKRARQTVIKRANGLCERCRAAGLYRPGVIVHHKDYITPENIHNPGVTLSLDNLEYLCEDCHNKEHKAKPNNRYRFDSDGKLLPPKGEERRTTPPGGLILDAPTRTEGDTSKKLRRVARI
- a CDS encoding VRR-NUC domain-containing protein codes for the protein MKLQNMKRGETTEQITLFNWAENNAHILPCLSLMYHIPNEGKRTNGAVLKAMGLKSGVPDVCLPVPSHNFNGLYLEMKYGKNKPTKDQEAFMAALRQQGYKTAVCYGADEAKAEIMDYLQDPDKMPLSKCLNATWINGRCDGVPVVGHMFSREPCRNCEKHEPTKAEATLEANMAAVDGTFKRPIITAIVNLSAGEPLKGLSLGETLETINQNLALLVKGQQLTVKQSAAVLTVAMEAYKRAEKKGD